One Maniola jurtina chromosome 25, ilManJurt1.1, whole genome shotgun sequence DNA segment encodes these proteins:
- the LOC123877945 gene encoding mediator of RNA polymerase II transcription subunit 15 isoform X1: MGSNSFLKSKSVYRTKSGSSGGSDKDMNGKLKRSKIRRPVKMNDYGMKRIPDYTELAYKEAVSKLRYFLSGNAPSVRSYGGSASIKNLDESDGDLDKKYSTSYNTLSEYKPRPRLTAKYATLYADSLHNYNTPPQPTITTTAPPQPAAGDLSGGTNPDVINFIQKQEEYIEQLERESQYCRDELNNLLGKVKEVISENEHLHEAQKNKLISRMFHSYNAGSETDELDDLGDSTGLDSDNKISPSKTRRTTKPRSTKLEGPNIVFESRISELEAQLTQAKIDLKKVQDENNENKRKLANGLVDSTCLDGFKRQIDNLQRDKSALESQIAKLKLSLERQDGDDKYKRGSDAVENQLREERNNLEMEIRRLKDDLAKERSKVRELAGEGTRRAIQERSAAEQRYNAHFDELQNDLAAQYDNVSKLQLDLERQRREENDLKRELSMKNAAVEELKMELKNKTASLQADLAQAYAEKASLEEELASARLAIERHQRQAKHETNRLNSEIQSLRQRLDRADADLVHSRRENLRLSEQISTLEKELNMKNLTPISPEKKKKEKELSSMLESMENKHAKTVAELESMIQSQNSLMEKLTSECRLLTDKLDDANRRHKKELATLQRQVEHLGRSLQTPPHPPSSYQAPTSHTPAANRIPHTQPGSGPDYTRTESTGDTAFRNHRVDTNVQRDHQATGGITQGHIQETSDPTDNYHTGNLPINPQNYISQEAHTIAEPNYNKQQVKPQKKLSKQNSRESIGREEKVLRKQLSRDVIPPVPLNMQTSDTGHIDSNVRSQEYDTNVNTGGIVEHIQGNVNDMEQEQVEYITEHKPVEEELTQQYDNQQYSAEDYQNYGPNYEQQPNYEQSDPNNEQQPNYEQSDPNYDQQQPNYQQPDPNYEQQPNYEQSDPNYEQQQPNYEQPDPNYEQQQPNYEQPDPNYEQQQPNYEQPDPNYEQQQANYEQPEQTYEQPQYTEQYENYEQYPQQYVDPNAQYEGQYENYPADGTYTEQAYDNTQYNPEYTEQQYSENVPEQALQSTDNVQTTKMPQDLQKKDSNVQPAKMPQDLRKKDSNVQPNKMPQDLQKKDSNVQPTKTPQDLQKKDSTPKEKVASQR, encoded by the exons ATGGGCTCGAATAGTTTCCTAAAATCGAAATCCGTTTACCGAACGAAGAGTGGTTCCAGCGGTGGTTCTGATAAAGACATGAACGGGAAACTTAAACGGTCAAAAATCAG GCGGCCTGTGAAGATGAACGACTATGGGATGAAGAGGATTCCGGATTACACTGAATTGGCCTACAAAGAAGCGGTATCGAAGCTGAGATATTTTTTATCGGGGAACGCACCGAGC GTACGTAGCTATGGAGGATCGGCATCTATTAAGAACCTCGACGAATCTGACGGAGACCTCGACAAGAAGTACTCTACATCCTACAATACTCTCTCAGAGTACAAACCGCGGCCAAGACTCACCGCCAAGTATGCTACACTGTACGCCGACAGCCTGCACAACTATAATACGCCACCACAACCTACCATTACTACCACTG CGCCACCACAACCCGCGGCGGGGGATCTATCGGGCGGCACCAACCCTGATGTCATCAACTTCATACAGAAGCAAGAAGAGTATATCGAGCAGCTCGAACGCGAGAGTCAGTATTGCAGG GACGAACTCAACAACCTCCTCGGTAAAGTCAAAGAGGTAATATCAGAGAACGAACATTTACACGAAGCTCAGAAGAACAAACTGATTTCTCGAATGTTTCACTCTTACAACGCTGGATCGGAGACTGATGAGTTGGATGACCTGGGAGACAGCACTGGATTGGATAGTGATAATAAG ATTTCTCCATCTAAAACTCGTCGGACCACTAAACCTCGATCAACAAAACTAGAAGGACCGAACATTGTCTTCGAATCCCGCATCTCGGAATTGGAAGCTCAATTGACCCAAGCTAAAATAGACCTTAAGAAAGtgcag GATgaaaacaatgaaaataaaCGCAAGCTCGCCAATGGTCTTGTAGATTCAACGTGTCTTGATGGATTCAAGAGACAAATCGATAATTTGCAAAG AGACAAATCTGCTCTAGAATCTCAGATAGCTAAGCTGAAACTGAGTTTAGAGCGTCAGGATGGAGACGACAAATACAAAAGAGGTTCAGATGCTGTGGAGAACCAACTCAGAGAAGAGAGGAACAACTTGGAGATGGAGATACGACGACTTAAG GATGATTTAGCAAAGGAACGATCTAAAGTGCGCGAGTTGGCTGGTGAGGGTACACGTAGAGCCATACAAGAGAGAAGTGCTGCAGAACAACGTTATAATGCGCATTTCGATGAGCTACAGAACGATCTGGCTGCGCAGTATGACAATGTATCTAAATTACAG CTGGATTTAGAAAGGCAGCGGCGTGAAGAAAACGACCTCAAACGTGAACTGTCAATGAAGAATGCTGCTGTGGAGGAATTGAAGATGGAACTTAAGAATAAAACag CATCTCTGCAAGCGGACTTAGCACAAGCTTATGCGGAAAAAGCATCGCTAGAAGAAGAGCTGGCAAGCGCTCGGCTTGCTATTGAAAGACACCAGCGTCAAGCCAAGCATGAGACTAATCGCCTTAATTCAGAA ATACAGTCGCTTCGTCAACGCTTAGATCGGGCTGATGCAGATTTGGTCCATTCGCGCCGAGAAAATTTGCGTTTGTCGGAACAAATCTCTACTCTAGAGAAGGAG TTGAACATGAAGAACTTAACTCCGATATCACctgagaaaaagaaaaaagaaaaagaacttTCATCAATGCTAGAATCCATGGAGAATAAGCATG CTAAGACCGTGGCTGAGCTGGAGTCCATGATACAATCACAAAACAGTCTGATGGAGAAACTCACCAGCGAATGTCGTTTGCTTACAGACAAGCTCGACGACGCAAATCGTAGGCACAA GAAAGAACTGGCAACTCTGCAGCGTCAAGTAGAGCATCTCGGCCGATCCCTGCAGACTCCACCGCACCCACCTAGCAGTTATCAAG cACCTACCTCGCACACACCCGCAGCCAACAGAATACCACATACCCAACCCGGTTCCGGACCAGACTATACCAGAACTGAGTCCACCGGAGACACCGCATTCAGAAACCACAGAGTCGATACAAACGTCCAAAGAGACCACCAAGCTACAGGAGGTATAACTCAAGGACACATACAAGAAACCAGTGACCCTACAGACAATTATCATACAGGAAATCTGCCAATAAATCCAcaaaattacatcagtcaaGAAGCACATACAATCGCAGAACCAAATTACAACAAACAACAAGTCAAACCACAAAAAAAGTTGTCGAAACAAAATTCAAGAGAGTCAATTGGTAGAGAAGAAAAAGTTTTACGTAAACAACTTTCCAGAGATGTGATACCACCTGTACCACTTAATATGCAAACTAGTGATACGGGACATATAGATTCAAATGTTAGAAGTCAAGAATATGATACAAACGTCAATACAGGAGGGATTGTTGAACATATACAAGGTAATGTAAATGACATGGAACAAGAACAAGTCGAGTATATTACTGAACATAAACCAGTAGAAGAGGAACTTACACAACAGTATGACAATCAACAATATAGTGCAGAAGATTATCAGAATTACGGTCCAAATTATGAACAACAACCAAATTACGAACAGTCAGATCCAAATAATGAACAACAACCAAATTACGAACAGTCAGACCCAAATTATGATCAACAGCAACCAAATTACCAACAGCCAGATCCAAATTATGAACAACAACCAAATTACGAACAGTCAGATCCAAATTATGAACAACAACAACCAAATTACGAACAGCCAGATCCAAATTATGAACAGCAACAACCAAATTACGAACAACCAGATCCAAATTATGAACAGCAGCAACCAAATTACGAACAGCCAGATCCAAATTATGAACAGCAACAAGCAAATTACGAACAGCCAGAGCAAACTTATGAACAACCACAATACACTGAGCAATATGAAAATTATGAACAGTATCCTCAACAATATGTAGATCCAAATGCTCAGTATGAAGGTCAATATGAAAATTATCCTGCAGATGGAACTTATACTGAACAAGCTTATGATAATACGCAATATAATCCAGAATATACGGAACAGCAATATTCTGAAAACGTTCCTGAACAAGCATTGCAATCTACAGATAATGTTCAAACTACTAAAATGCCAcaagatttacaaaaaaaagataGTAATGTCCAGCCAGCCAAAATGCCACAAGATTTACGAAAAAAAGATAGTAATGTCCAACCTAACAAAATGCCACaagatttacaaaaaaaggATAGTAATGTCCAACCTACTAAAACGCCAcaagatttacaaaaaaaagataGTACACCTAAAGAAAAAGTAGCTAGCCAAAGATAG
- the LOC123877945 gene encoding protein P200 isoform X2 — translation MGSNSFLKSKSVYRTKSGSSGGSDKDMNGKLKRSKIRRPVKMNDYGMKRIPDYTELAYKEAVSKLRYFLSGNAPSVRSYGGSASIKNLDESDGDLDKKYSTSYNTLSEYKPRPRLTAKYATLYADSLHNYNTPPQPTITTTAPPQPAAGDLSGGTNPDVINFIQKQEEYIEQLERESQYCRDELNNLLGKVKEVISENEHLHEAQKNKLISRMFHSYNAGSETDELDDLGDSTGLDSDNKISPSKTRRTTKPRSTKLEGPNIVFESRISELEAQLTQAKIDLKKVQDENNENKRKLANGLVDSTCLDGFKRQIDNLQRDKSALESQIAKLKLSLERQDGDDKYKRGSDAVENQLREERNNLEMEIRRLKDDLAKERSKVRELAGEGTRRAIQERSAAEQRYNAHFDELQNDLAAQYDNVSKLQLDLERQRREENDLKRELSMKNAAVEELKMELKNKTASLQADLAQAYAEKASLEEELASARLAIERHQRQAKHETNRLNSEIQSLRQRLDRADADLVHSRRENLRLSEQISTLEKELNMKNLTPISPEKKKKEKELSSMLESMENKHAKTVAELESMIQSQNSLMEKLTSECRLLTDKLDDANRRHKKELATLQRQVEHLGRSLQTPPHPPSSYQAPTSHTPAANRIPHTQPGSGPDYTRTESTGDTAFRNHRVDTNVQRDHQATGGITQGHIQETSDPTDNYHTGNLPINPQNYISQEAHTIAEPNYNKQQVKPQKKLSKQNSRESIGREEKVLRKQLSRDVIPPVPLNMQTSDTGHIDSNVRSQEYDTNVNTGGIVEHIQGNVNDMEQEQVEYITEHKPVEEELTQQYDNQQYSAEDYQNYDPNYEQQQPNYEQPDPNYEQQQPNYEQPDPNYEQQQPNYEQPDPNYEQQQANYEQPEQTYEQPQYTEQYENYEQYPQQYVDPNAQYEGQYENYPADGTYTEQAYDNTQYNPEYTEQQYSENVPEQALQSTDNVQTTKMPQDLQKKDSNVQPAKMPQDLRKKDSNVQPNKMPQDLQKKDSNVQPTKTPQDLQKKDSTPKEKVASQR, via the exons ATGGGCTCGAATAGTTTCCTAAAATCGAAATCCGTTTACCGAACGAAGAGTGGTTCCAGCGGTGGTTCTGATAAAGACATGAACGGGAAACTTAAACGGTCAAAAATCAG GCGGCCTGTGAAGATGAACGACTATGGGATGAAGAGGATTCCGGATTACACTGAATTGGCCTACAAAGAAGCGGTATCGAAGCTGAGATATTTTTTATCGGGGAACGCACCGAGC GTACGTAGCTATGGAGGATCGGCATCTATTAAGAACCTCGACGAATCTGACGGAGACCTCGACAAGAAGTACTCTACATCCTACAATACTCTCTCAGAGTACAAACCGCGGCCAAGACTCACCGCCAAGTATGCTACACTGTACGCCGACAGCCTGCACAACTATAATACGCCACCACAACCTACCATTACTACCACTG CGCCACCACAACCCGCGGCGGGGGATCTATCGGGCGGCACCAACCCTGATGTCATCAACTTCATACAGAAGCAAGAAGAGTATATCGAGCAGCTCGAACGCGAGAGTCAGTATTGCAGG GACGAACTCAACAACCTCCTCGGTAAAGTCAAAGAGGTAATATCAGAGAACGAACATTTACACGAAGCTCAGAAGAACAAACTGATTTCTCGAATGTTTCACTCTTACAACGCTGGATCGGAGACTGATGAGTTGGATGACCTGGGAGACAGCACTGGATTGGATAGTGATAATAAG ATTTCTCCATCTAAAACTCGTCGGACCACTAAACCTCGATCAACAAAACTAGAAGGACCGAACATTGTCTTCGAATCCCGCATCTCGGAATTGGAAGCTCAATTGACCCAAGCTAAAATAGACCTTAAGAAAGtgcag GATgaaaacaatgaaaataaaCGCAAGCTCGCCAATGGTCTTGTAGATTCAACGTGTCTTGATGGATTCAAGAGACAAATCGATAATTTGCAAAG AGACAAATCTGCTCTAGAATCTCAGATAGCTAAGCTGAAACTGAGTTTAGAGCGTCAGGATGGAGACGACAAATACAAAAGAGGTTCAGATGCTGTGGAGAACCAACTCAGAGAAGAGAGGAACAACTTGGAGATGGAGATACGACGACTTAAG GATGATTTAGCAAAGGAACGATCTAAAGTGCGCGAGTTGGCTGGTGAGGGTACACGTAGAGCCATACAAGAGAGAAGTGCTGCAGAACAACGTTATAATGCGCATTTCGATGAGCTACAGAACGATCTGGCTGCGCAGTATGACAATGTATCTAAATTACAG CTGGATTTAGAAAGGCAGCGGCGTGAAGAAAACGACCTCAAACGTGAACTGTCAATGAAGAATGCTGCTGTGGAGGAATTGAAGATGGAACTTAAGAATAAAACag CATCTCTGCAAGCGGACTTAGCACAAGCTTATGCGGAAAAAGCATCGCTAGAAGAAGAGCTGGCAAGCGCTCGGCTTGCTATTGAAAGACACCAGCGTCAAGCCAAGCATGAGACTAATCGCCTTAATTCAGAA ATACAGTCGCTTCGTCAACGCTTAGATCGGGCTGATGCAGATTTGGTCCATTCGCGCCGAGAAAATTTGCGTTTGTCGGAACAAATCTCTACTCTAGAGAAGGAG TTGAACATGAAGAACTTAACTCCGATATCACctgagaaaaagaaaaaagaaaaagaacttTCATCAATGCTAGAATCCATGGAGAATAAGCATG CTAAGACCGTGGCTGAGCTGGAGTCCATGATACAATCACAAAACAGTCTGATGGAGAAACTCACCAGCGAATGTCGTTTGCTTACAGACAAGCTCGACGACGCAAATCGTAGGCACAA GAAAGAACTGGCAACTCTGCAGCGTCAAGTAGAGCATCTCGGCCGATCCCTGCAGACTCCACCGCACCCACCTAGCAGTTATCAAG cACCTACCTCGCACACACCCGCAGCCAACAGAATACCACATACCCAACCCGGTTCCGGACCAGACTATACCAGAACTGAGTCCACCGGAGACACCGCATTCAGAAACCACAGAGTCGATACAAACGTCCAAAGAGACCACCAAGCTACAGGAGGTATAACTCAAGGACACATACAAGAAACCAGTGACCCTACAGACAATTATCATACAGGAAATCTGCCAATAAATCCAcaaaattacatcagtcaaGAAGCACATACAATCGCAGAACCAAATTACAACAAACAACAAGTCAAACCACAAAAAAAGTTGTCGAAACAAAATTCAAGAGAGTCAATTGGTAGAGAAGAAAAAGTTTTACGTAAACAACTTTCCAGAGATGTGATACCACCTGTACCACTTAATATGCAAACTAGTGATACGGGACATATAGATTCAAATGTTAGAAGTCAAGAATATGATACAAACGTCAATACAGGAGGGATTGTTGAACATATACAAGGTAATGTAAATGACATGGAACAAGAACAAGTCGAGTATATTACTGAACATAAACCAGTAGAAGAGGAACTTACACAACAGTATGACAATCAACAATATAGTGCAGAAGATTATCAGAATTACG ATCCAAATTATGAACAACAACAACCAAATTACGAACAGCCAGATCCAAATTATGAACAGCAACAACCAAATTACGAACAACCAGATCCAAATTATGAACAGCAGCAACCAAATTACGAACAGCCAGATCCAAATTATGAACAGCAACAAGCAAATTACGAACAGCCAGAGCAAACTTATGAACAACCACAATACACTGAGCAATATGAAAATTATGAACAGTATCCTCAACAATATGTAGATCCAAATGCTCAGTATGAAGGTCAATATGAAAATTATCCTGCAGATGGAACTTATACTGAACAAGCTTATGATAATACGCAATATAATCCAGAATATACGGAACAGCAATATTCTGAAAACGTTCCTGAACAAGCATTGCAATCTACAGATAATGTTCAAACTACTAAAATGCCAcaagatttacaaaaaaaagataGTAATGTCCAGCCAGCCAAAATGCCACAAGATTTACGAAAAAAAGATAGTAATGTCCAACCTAACAAAATGCCACaagatttacaaaaaaaggATAGTAATGTCCAACCTACTAAAACGCCAcaagatttacaaaaaaaagataGTACACCTAAAGAAAAAGTAGCTAGCCAAAGATAG
- the LOC123877945 gene encoding serologically defined colon cancer antigen 8 homolog isoform X3 translates to MGSNSFLKSKSVYRTKSGSSGGSDKDMNGKLKRSKIRRPVKMNDYGMKRIPDYTELAYKEAVSKLRYFLSGNAPSVRSYGGSASIKNLDESDGDLDKKYSTSYNTLSEYKPRPRLTAKYATLYADSLHNYNTPPQPTITTTAPPQPAAGDLSGGTNPDVINFIQKQEEYIEQLERESQYCRDELNNLLGKVKEVISENEHLHEAQKNKLISRMFHSYNAGSETDELDDLGDSTGLDSDNKISPSKTRRTTKPRSTKLEGPNIVFESRISELEAQLTQAKIDLKKVQDENNENKRKLANGLVDSTCLDGFKRQIDNLQRDKSALESQIAKLKLSLERQDGDDKYKRGSDAVENQLREERNNLEMEIRRLKDDLAKERSKVRELAGEGTRRAIQERSAAEQRYNAHFDELQNDLAAQYDNVSKLQLDLERQRREENDLKRELSMKNAAVEELKMELKNKTASLQADLAQAYAEKASLEEELASARLAIERHQRQAKHETNRLNSEIQSLRQRLDRADADLVHSRRENLRLSEQISTLEKELNMKNLTPISPEKKKKEKELSSMLESMENKHAKTVAELESMIQSQNSLMEKLTSECRLLTDKLDDANRRHKMEKSQLLCRNSELMRKLRNLWSSHKKYCTTTIAPYRSYTPLSGYPSSTSYDLDRTYMTSTPQTYRNRFRGANGFSYAGRVRDEIGNLSRNLSDLSLDKIGDSDDDPIKERTGNSAASSRASRPIPADSTAPT, encoded by the exons ATGGGCTCGAATAGTTTCCTAAAATCGAAATCCGTTTACCGAACGAAGAGTGGTTCCAGCGGTGGTTCTGATAAAGACATGAACGGGAAACTTAAACGGTCAAAAATCAG GCGGCCTGTGAAGATGAACGACTATGGGATGAAGAGGATTCCGGATTACACTGAATTGGCCTACAAAGAAGCGGTATCGAAGCTGAGATATTTTTTATCGGGGAACGCACCGAGC GTACGTAGCTATGGAGGATCGGCATCTATTAAGAACCTCGACGAATCTGACGGAGACCTCGACAAGAAGTACTCTACATCCTACAATACTCTCTCAGAGTACAAACCGCGGCCAAGACTCACCGCCAAGTATGCTACACTGTACGCCGACAGCCTGCACAACTATAATACGCCACCACAACCTACCATTACTACCACTG CGCCACCACAACCCGCGGCGGGGGATCTATCGGGCGGCACCAACCCTGATGTCATCAACTTCATACAGAAGCAAGAAGAGTATATCGAGCAGCTCGAACGCGAGAGTCAGTATTGCAGG GACGAACTCAACAACCTCCTCGGTAAAGTCAAAGAGGTAATATCAGAGAACGAACATTTACACGAAGCTCAGAAGAACAAACTGATTTCTCGAATGTTTCACTCTTACAACGCTGGATCGGAGACTGATGAGTTGGATGACCTGGGAGACAGCACTGGATTGGATAGTGATAATAAG ATTTCTCCATCTAAAACTCGTCGGACCACTAAACCTCGATCAACAAAACTAGAAGGACCGAACATTGTCTTCGAATCCCGCATCTCGGAATTGGAAGCTCAATTGACCCAAGCTAAAATAGACCTTAAGAAAGtgcag GATgaaaacaatgaaaataaaCGCAAGCTCGCCAATGGTCTTGTAGATTCAACGTGTCTTGATGGATTCAAGAGACAAATCGATAATTTGCAAAG AGACAAATCTGCTCTAGAATCTCAGATAGCTAAGCTGAAACTGAGTTTAGAGCGTCAGGATGGAGACGACAAATACAAAAGAGGTTCAGATGCTGTGGAGAACCAACTCAGAGAAGAGAGGAACAACTTGGAGATGGAGATACGACGACTTAAG GATGATTTAGCAAAGGAACGATCTAAAGTGCGCGAGTTGGCTGGTGAGGGTACACGTAGAGCCATACAAGAGAGAAGTGCTGCAGAACAACGTTATAATGCGCATTTCGATGAGCTACAGAACGATCTGGCTGCGCAGTATGACAATGTATCTAAATTACAG CTGGATTTAGAAAGGCAGCGGCGTGAAGAAAACGACCTCAAACGTGAACTGTCAATGAAGAATGCTGCTGTGGAGGAATTGAAGATGGAACTTAAGAATAAAACag CATCTCTGCAAGCGGACTTAGCACAAGCTTATGCGGAAAAAGCATCGCTAGAAGAAGAGCTGGCAAGCGCTCGGCTTGCTATTGAAAGACACCAGCGTCAAGCCAAGCATGAGACTAATCGCCTTAATTCAGAA ATACAGTCGCTTCGTCAACGCTTAGATCGGGCTGATGCAGATTTGGTCCATTCGCGCCGAGAAAATTTGCGTTTGTCGGAACAAATCTCTACTCTAGAGAAGGAG TTGAACATGAAGAACTTAACTCCGATATCACctgagaaaaagaaaaaagaaaaagaacttTCATCAATGCTAGAATCCATGGAGAATAAGCATG CTAAGACCGTGGCTGAGCTGGAGTCCATGATACAATCACAAAACAGTCTGATGGAGAAACTCACCAGCGAATGTCGTTTGCTTACAGACAAGCTCGACGACGCAAATCGTAGGCACAA AATGGAAAAGTCACAGTTGCTTTGCAGAAACTCAGAACTTATGAGAAAACTGAGAAACTTATGGTCTTCTCATAAAAAATACTGCACAACCACCATAGCACCTTATCGAAGCTATACTCCCCTCAGTGGGTACCCAAGTAGCACAAGCTATGACTTAGACCGCACTTACATGACCTCCACTCCTCAAACATATAGAAATAGATTTAGAGGTGCTAATGGGTTTAGTTATGCTGGTCGAGTTAGAGATGAAATTGGTAATTTGAGCAGAAATTTAAGTGATCTCTCATTAGATAAAATTGGTGATTCCGATGACGATCCTATTAAG GAAAGAACTGGCAACTCTGCAGCGTCAAGTAGAGCATCTCGGCCGATCCCTGCAGACTCCACCGCACCCACCTAG